Proteins from a single region of Sylvia atricapilla isolate bSylAtr1 chromosome 9, bSylAtr1.pri, whole genome shotgun sequence:
- the PHGDH gene encoding D-3-phosphoglycerate dehydrogenase yields the protein MALGKLQKVLISESLDPCCREILQAGGLRVQEKPGLSKEELLREIRDCDGLIVRSATKVTAEVLEAAERLQVVGRAGTGVDNVDVEAATRKGVLVMNTPTGNSLSAAELTCGMILCLARQIPQAAASMKEGKWDRKKYMGMELNGKTLAVLGLGRIGREVATRMQAFGMKTIGYDPIITPDVSATFGVEQLPLEQIWPRCDFITVHTPLLPSTTGLLNDSTFAKCRRGVQVVNCARGGIVDEGALLRALQSGQCGGAALDVFTQEPPKDRDLVNHPNVISCPHLGASTREAQSRCGKEIAMQIVDMATGKGLTGVVNGQALSKAFAPETKPWITLARALGTVLCTAGKQVQGSVQVCTLGTPLKEAGSYLTPAVAAGMLAGGTQKEVTLVNATLLAQEAGLKVTTTHSDVAPEPDSSTGLVQVSLQGTPHQVTGTVQGSTPVLRQINGATFKQPAPLSGPVLIYRAKASDTSALATLTGLLSKAGAQLLSYHSSSTVAGEQWSVVGLSAPLPNLAELKSRVTEVFQLHLL from the exons ATGGCACTGGGCAAGCTGCAGAAAGTGCTGATCAGCGAAAGCCTGGACCCCTGCTGCCGGGAGATCCTGCAGGCCGGCGGGCTCCGGGTGCAGGAGAAGCCCGGGCTGAgcaaggaggagctgctgcgGGAGATCCGG GACTGCGACGGGCTCATCGTCCGCTCGGCCACCAAAGTCACGGCCGAGGTGCTGGAGGCGGCAGAGAGGCTGCAGGtggtgggcagagctggcaccgGCGTGGACAATGTGGACGTGGAGGCAGCCACCAGGAAGGGCGTTCTGGTCATGAA CACACCCACTGGGAACAGCCTTAGCGCCGCCGAGCTCACCTGTGGGATGATCCTGTGCCTGGCCAG GCAGATCCCGCAGGCAGCTGCCTCCATGAAGGAGGGCAAGTGGGACCGTAAGAAG TACATGGGTATGGAGCTGAACGGGAAGACGCTGgccgtgctggggctgggacgCATCGGCAGGGAGGTGGCCACTCGCATGCAGGCTTTTGGCATGAAG aCCATAGGCTATGATCCCATCATCACCCCCGATGTCTCAGCCACCTTTGGTGTGGAGCAGCTGCCGCTGGAGCAGATCTGGCCCCGCTGCGACTTCATCACGGTGCACACACCGCTGCTGCCATCCACCACGG GGCTCCTGAACGACAGCACCTTTGCCAAGTGCCGCCGTGGCGTGCAGGTGGTGAACTGTGCCCGCGGTGGCATCGTGGATGAGGGCGCGCTGCTGCGGGCGCTGCAGTCGGGGCAGTGTGGTGGGGCTGCCCTCGATGTCTTCACACAG GAGCCTCCAAAGGACCGTGACCTGGTGAACCACCCCAACGTCATCTCCTGCCCACACCTGGGTGCCAGCACACGGGAGGCACAGAGCCGCTGCGGCAAGGAAATCGCCATGCAGATCGTGGACATGGCCACAGGGAAGGGGCTGACTGGTGTA GTTAATGGGCAGGCTCTCAGCAAAGCTTTTGCACCCGAGACCAAGCCCTGGATCACCCTGGCCAGGGCCCTGGGCACAGTGCTGTGCACGGCGGGCAAGCAAGTGCAGGGCAGTGTGCAGGTCTGCACCCTAG ggacacccctgaAGGAGGCTGGGAGCTACTTGACACCTGCTGTGGCTGCGGGCATGCTGGCTGGAGGGACACAGAAGGAAGTGACCCTGGTGAATGCCACGCTGCTGGCCCAGGAGGCTGGGCTGAAG GTCACAACCACCCACAGTGATGTGGCCCCCGAGCCTGACAGCAGCACGGGCCTGGtgcaggtgtccctgcagggcaccCCACACCAGGTGACGGGGACAGTACAGGGCAGCACCCCGGTCCTGCGGCAGATCAACGGGGCCACCTTCAAGCAGCCAGCCCCACTGTCGGGGCCTGTCCTCATCTACAGAGCCAAAGCCTCTGATACCAGCGCTCTGGCCACACTGACTG ggctgctAAGCAAGGCAGGGGCCCAGCTCCTGTCGTACCACAGCTCCAGCACGGTGGCAGGGGAGCAGTGGAGCGTCGTGGGGCTCTCAGCCCCCCTGCCCAACCTTGCTGAGCTAAAGTCACGTGTCACGGAGGTTTTCCAGCTCCACCTGCTGTAG